A portion of the Trachemys scripta elegans isolate TJP31775 chromosome 9, CAS_Tse_1.0, whole genome shotgun sequence genome contains these proteins:
- the SUCNR1 gene encoding succinate receptor 1 — MDENKTGDCLEMDNTLQKYYLSTMYTIEFIFGIIGNSIVVFGYIFCLKVWKSGNIYLFNLSLSDFVFLCTLPMLVTSYSKGKWTYGNILCQSNRFMLHVNLYTSILFLTFISIDRYMLMQYPFRDHFLQKRKIAVVFSVAIWILVILELLPIITFIGSRNTANDNQCTDYASSGDPAKNLIYSICLTLLGFVIPLCVMCFFYVKMVLFLKKRSEQLTAAQALEKPLTLVIMALVIFSLFFTPYHIMRNVRIASRMESWKLSLCTRNIINTIYIITRPIAFLNSVINPIFYFLMGDHFREMLMTKVRQLLKRFTPTANEVTTKYSDTGTH, encoded by the exons ATG GATGAAAATAAGACAGGTGACTGCCTGGAGATGGATAACACCCTGCAAAAGTATTACCTTTCTACCATGTATACCATTGAGTTCATTTTTGGCATTATTGGAAACAGCATTGTTGTGTTTGGCTACATATTCTGCCTGAAAGTTTGGAAAAGTGGCAATATTTACTTGTTTAACTTATCACTATCAGACTTTGTATTTCTGTGCACACTTCCAATGTTGGTGACAAGCTACtccaaaggaaagtggacatatGGGAACATTTTGTGCCAAAGCAACAGATTCATGCTGCATGTAAACCTATACACAAGCATCCTTTTCCTTACCTTTATCAGCATTGATCGTTATATGCTCATGCAATATCCTTTCAGAGACCATTTTCTACAGAAGAGGAAGATAGCTGTTGTTTTCTCTGTTGCCATATGGATCCTTGTTATACTTGAACTGTTGCCAATAATCACCTTCATAGGATCTAGAAATACTGCCAATGATAACCAATGTACCGATTATGCAAGTTCTGGAGATCCAGCAAAAAACCTGATCTATAGCATATGCCTGACTCTTCTGGGGTTTGTAATCCctctgtgtgttatgtgcttCTTTTACGTGAAGATGGTTCTCTTTCTTAAGAAACGTAGTGAGCAGCTCACAGCTGCTCAGGCTCTTGAGAAACCTCTTACTTTAGTCATCATGGCACTGGTTATCTTTTCACTGTTCTTTACCCCATATCACATAATGCGCAATGTGAGGATTGCCTCCCGAATGGAATCCTGGAAGCTATCCCTGTGCACACGGAACATCATCAACACCATTTATATTATCACAAGGCctattgcatttttaaatagCGTAATTAACCCTATCTTTTATTTCTTAATGGGTGATCACTTCAGGGAGATGCTGATGACTAAAGTAAGACAACTCTTAAAAAGGTTTACACCCACAGCAAATGAGGTGACGACAAAGTACTCTGACACGGGAACACACTGA